Proteins from one Bacteroides mediterraneensis genomic window:
- the rlmD gene encoding 23S rRNA (uracil(1939)-C(5))-methyltransferase RlmD, whose protein sequence is MARKKKELPLLEKVTITDVAAEGKAVAKVNELVVFVPYVVPGDVVDLQVKRKKNHYAEAVAVKFYEKSPLRVEPFCSHFGVCGGCKWQCLSYEEQLRYKQKQVFDNLTRIGKVELPEFRPILGSEKTRFYRNKLEFTFSNKRWLTEEEVKQDVKYDQMNAVGFHIPGAFDKVLAIDKCWLQDDISNQIRNAVRDYAYAHNFPFFDLRSQEGLLRNIMIRTSSTGELMVVLQCKVTGDDDRRKMEEILQFMADKFPQITSLMYVINNKCNDTIGDLDVEVFKGNDHIFEEMEGLRFKVGPKSFYQTNSEQAYNLYKVAREFAGLTGNELVYDLYTGTGTIANFVARQARKVVGIEYVPEAIEDAKVNSALNGIDNTLFYAGDMKDILTNDFIAEHGRPDVIITDPPRAGMHNDVIDVILAAEPKRIVYVSCNPATQARDLQLLDGKYKVTAVQPVDMFPHTHHVENVVRLDRR, encoded by the coding sequence GTGGCAAGAAAGAAAAAAGAACTTCCCTTATTGGAGAAGGTAACGATAACAGATGTAGCCGCAGAAGGCAAGGCCGTGGCTAAAGTGAATGAACTGGTAGTGTTTGTCCCGTATGTAGTGCCGGGCGATGTAGTTGATTTGCAGGTGAAACGCAAGAAGAACCATTACGCCGAAGCGGTGGCCGTGAAGTTCTACGAGAAATCTCCCCTGCGTGTGGAGCCGTTCTGCAGCCATTTCGGCGTGTGCGGAGGATGCAAATGGCAGTGTCTGTCGTACGAAGAGCAGCTCAGGTACAAGCAGAAACAGGTGTTCGACAACCTCACCCGCATCGGGAAGGTGGAACTGCCGGAATTCCGTCCCATCCTGGGTTCGGAAAAGACCCGCTTCTACCGCAACAAGCTGGAGTTTACGTTCTCCAACAAGCGCTGGCTCACTGAAGAGGAGGTGAAGCAGGACGTGAAGTACGACCAGATGAACGCGGTGGGATTCCACATCCCGGGAGCGTTCGACAAGGTGCTGGCCATCGACAAATGCTGGTTGCAGGACGACATCTCCAACCAGATTCGCAACGCGGTGCGCGACTATGCCTATGCGCACAATTTCCCGTTCTTCGACCTGCGCTCGCAGGAAGGCTTGCTGCGTAACATCATGATCCGCACCTCGTCTACGGGCGAACTGATGGTGGTGCTGCAGTGCAAGGTGACGGGCGATGACGACCGCCGCAAGATGGAGGAAATCCTGCAGTTCATGGCCGACAAATTCCCGCAGATTACCTCGCTGATGTATGTCATCAACAACAAGTGCAACGATACCATCGGCGACCTCGACGTGGAGGTGTTCAAAGGCAACGACCACATCTTCGAGGAGATGGAAGGACTGCGCTTCAAGGTGGGACCGAAATCGTTTTACCAGACCAATTCCGAACAGGCTTATAATTTATATAAGGTGGCACGCGAGTTTGCCGGACTCACGGGCAACGAGCTGGTGTACGACCTTTACACAGGTACGGGCACCATCGCCAACTTCGTGGCACGGCAGGCACGCAAGGTGGTGGGCATCGAGTATGTGCCCGAAGCCATCGAGGATGCCAAGGTGAACTCGGCCCTGAACGGCATCGACAACACGCTGTTCTATGCGGGCGACATGAAGGACATCCTCACCAACGACTTCATCGCGGAGCACGGACGCCCGGATGTCATCATCACCGACCCTCCCCGCGCGGGCATGCACAACGACGTAATCGACGTGATTCTGGCCGCCGAGCCGAAGCGTATCGTCTACGTGAGCTGCAACCCGGCCACACAGGCACGCGACCTCCAGCTGCTCGACGGCAAGTACAAGGTGACTGCCGTACAGCCGGTCGACATGTTCCCCCACACGCACCACGTGGAGAATGTGGTCCGCCTGGACAGACGCTGA
- the ppdK gene encoding pyruvate, phosphate dikinase, with the protein MEKKRVYTFGNGHAEGKADMRNLLGGKGANLAEMNLIGVPVPPGFTITTEVCNEYFEKGKDDVVALLKDDVEKSIKGVESLMKSKFGDVENPLLVSVRSGARASMPGMMDTILNLGLNDEVVEGLARKTGNPRFAWDSYRRFVQMYGDVVLGMKPVNKEDIDPFEAIIEDVKKAKGVRLDNELDVDDLKTLVVRFKEAVKKQTGQEFPSCAYEQLWGAICAVFDSWMNERAILYRKMEGIPAEWGTAVNVQAMVFGNMGETSATGVCFSRDAATGEDLFNGEYLINAQGEDVVAGIRTPQQITKIGSQRWAELQGISEEERVAKYPSMEEAMPAIYKELDELQTKLENHYHDMQDMEFTVQEGKLWFLQTRNGKRTGAAMVRIAMEMLHQGMIDEKTALMRCEPNKLDELLHPVFDKEALGRARVLTRGLPASPGAACGRIVFFAEDAAEWHDGGHRVVLVRIETSPEDLAGMQAAEGILTARGGMTSHAAVVARGMGKCCVSGAGAINVNYKNRTVEIDGVVLKEGDYISINGTNGYVYAGEIPTQPAKLSGNFAELMELCDKYARLKVRTNADTPRNAQDARGFGAVGIGLCRTEHMFFDDEKIIAMREMILAEDVEGRKKALDKLLPYQKADFKEIFKTMDGLPVNVRLLDPPLHEFVPHDLKGQEEMAEAMGVTVEYIRQRVDNLCEHNPMLGHRGCRLGNTYPEITEMQTRAILGAACELKKEGYDPHPEIMVPLIGILYEFEAQEKVIRETAARLFKEEGVEIPFKVGTMIEVPRAALTADRIASHAEYFSFGTNDLTQMTFGYSRDDIASFLPVYLEKKILKVDPFQVLDQNGVGQLIEMAVAKGRSVRPDLKCGICGEHGGEPTSVKFCHKVGLDYVSCSPFRVPIARLAAAQAAIEEMK; encoded by the coding sequence ATGGAAAAGAAAAGAGTCTACACCTTCGGGAACGGACATGCCGAAGGAAAAGCTGACATGAGAAACTTGCTGGGTGGAAAGGGGGCAAACCTGGCCGAAATGAATCTGATTGGTGTACCTGTACCTCCGGGATTTACCATCACTACGGAGGTCTGCAACGAATATTTTGAGAAAGGAAAAGACGATGTGGTTGCCTTGCTGAAAGACGACGTGGAGAAATCCATCAAGGGCGTGGAGAGCCTGATGAAGTCGAAATTCGGCGACGTGGAAAATCCGCTGCTCGTTTCCGTACGTTCGGGTGCCAGAGCATCCATGCCGGGAATGATGGACACCATCCTGAACCTGGGACTGAACGACGAGGTGGTAGAGGGACTGGCCCGCAAGACCGGCAACCCGCGCTTCGCCTGGGATTCTTACCGCCGCTTCGTGCAGATGTACGGCGACGTGGTGCTGGGCATGAAACCCGTGAACAAGGAAGACATCGACCCGTTTGAAGCCATCATCGAGGACGTGAAGAAGGCCAAGGGCGTGCGTCTGGACAACGAACTCGACGTGGACGACCTGAAGACGCTGGTGGTCCGCTTCAAGGAAGCCGTGAAGAAACAGACCGGACAGGAATTCCCGTCATGCGCCTACGAACAGCTGTGGGGCGCCATCTGTGCCGTATTCGATTCGTGGATGAACGAGCGCGCCATCCTCTACCGCAAGATGGAAGGCATCCCGGCAGAGTGGGGAACAGCCGTGAACGTGCAGGCCATGGTCTTCGGTAACATGGGCGAGACATCGGCCACAGGTGTCTGCTTCTCACGCGACGCCGCTACCGGAGAAGACCTGTTCAACGGTGAATACCTGATCAATGCCCAGGGTGAGGACGTGGTGGCCGGAATCCGCACGCCGCAGCAGATTACGAAAATCGGCTCTCAGCGCTGGGCCGAACTGCAGGGCATCTCGGAAGAGGAACGTGTGGCCAAGTATCCTTCCATGGAAGAAGCCATGCCCGCCATCTACAAGGAACTCGACGAACTCCAGACCAAGCTGGAAAACCATTACCACGACATGCAGGACATGGAGTTCACCGTACAGGAAGGCAAGCTCTGGTTCCTCCAGACCCGTAACGGAAAGCGCACGGGTGCCGCTATGGTACGCATCGCCATGGAAATGCTGCACCAGGGCATGATTGACGAAAAGACGGCCCTGATGCGTTGCGAGCCGAACAAGCTCGACGAACTGCTGCATCCGGTGTTCGACAAGGAAGCGCTGGGACGTGCCCGCGTCTTGACCCGCGGTCTGCCGGCCTCTCCGGGAGCTGCCTGCGGACGTATCGTCTTCTTTGCCGAAGATGCGGCCGAATGGCATGACGGCGGTCATCGCGTGGTGCTGGTACGTATCGAGACTTCACCGGAAGACCTGGCCGGTATGCAGGCTGCAGAAGGTATCCTGACCGCCCGCGGAGGTATGACCTCGCATGCAGCCGTCGTAGCCCGCGGTATGGGTAAGTGCTGCGTATCCGGTGCCGGAGCCATCAACGTGAACTACAAGAACCGTACGGTGGAAATCGACGGGGTGGTGCTGAAGGAAGGCGACTACATCTCCATCAACGGAACCAACGGTTATGTGTATGCCGGAGAAATCCCGACCCAGCCGGCCAAGCTGTCGGGCAACTTTGCCGAACTGATGGAACTCTGCGACAAGTACGCCCGTCTGAAAGTGCGTACCAATGCCGACACGCCGCGCAACGCACAGGATGCCCGCGGTTTCGGTGCCGTGGGTATCGGACTCTGCCGTACGGAACACATGTTCTTCGACGACGAAAAGATTATCGCCATGCGCGAAATGATTCTGGCCGAGGATGTGGAAGGCCGCAAGAAAGCCCTCGACAAGCTGTTGCCTTACCAGAAAGCCGACTTCAAGGAAATTTTCAAGACCATGGACGGACTGCCGGTCAACGTGCGTCTGCTCGACCCGCCGTTGCATGAGTTCGTGCCGCACGACCTGAAGGGTCAGGAAGAGATGGCCGAGGCCATGGGAGTGACCGTGGAATACATCCGTCAGCGTGTGGACAACCTCTGCGAGCACAACCCGATGCTGGGTCACCGCGGCTGCCGTCTGGGAAATACCTATCCGGAAATCACCGAAATGCAGACCCGCGCCATCCTGGGTGCCGCCTGCGAGCTGAAGAAGGAAGGCTACGACCCGCATCCGGAAATCATGGTGCCGCTCATCGGTATCCTGTATGAGTTCGAGGCACAGGAAAAGGTGATCCGTGAAACGGCTGCCCGTCTGTTCAAGGAAGAAGGTGTGGAAATCCCGTTCAAGGTGGGTACCATGATTGAGGTGCCGCGTGCCGCCCTGACCGCCGACCGCATCGCTTCACACGCCGAATATTTCTCTTTCGGTACGAACGACCTGACACAGATGACCTTCGGTTATTCGCGCGACGACATCGCTTCCTTCTTGCCGGTGTACCTGGAGAAGAAGATTTTGAAGGTAGACCCGTTCCAGGTGCTCGACCAGAACGGAGTGGGACAGCTCATCGAGATGGCCGTAGCCAAAGGCCGTTCGGTACGTCCCGACCTGAAATGCGGTATCTGCGGCGAGCATGGCGGTGAACCGACTTCCGTGAAGTTCTGCCACAAGGTAGGTTTGGATTACGTGAGCTGCTCTCCGTTCCGCGTGCCTATCGCCAGACTGGCTGCGGCGCAGGCTGCTATTGAAGAGATGAAGTAA
- a CDS encoding HAD family phosphatase: MITNLIFDFGGVIAPISREKAVEAFERLGLADADQRLDKYHQTGIFQELEEGKISPDEFQQKLGELCGHTPDWNETRQAWMGYFTGLDERLLDCLKELRKRYKLFVLSNTNPYVMDWACSPEFSSKGKPLTEYFDKLYLSYQIGVTKPDRRIFDFLIADAGIDPAESLFVDDGPGNVQAARALGFQTYCPRNGEDWRDALAALLQKSINIR; this comes from the coding sequence ATGATAACGAACCTGATTTTCGATTTCGGAGGGGTCATCGCCCCCATCAGCCGCGAAAAGGCGGTCGAGGCTTTCGAACGCCTGGGACTGGCCGATGCCGACCAGCGTCTGGACAAGTATCACCAGACGGGCATCTTCCAGGAACTGGAGGAAGGAAAGATTTCTCCCGACGAATTCCAGCAGAAGCTGGGCGAGCTCTGCGGACATACACCCGACTGGAACGAGACCCGCCAGGCATGGATGGGTTACTTCACGGGACTGGACGAACGCTTGCTCGACTGCCTCAAGGAACTGCGCAAACGCTACAAACTGTTCGTGCTAAGCAACACCAACCCTTACGTGATGGACTGGGCGTGCAGTCCGGAATTCTCCTCGAAGGGAAAACCGCTGACGGAGTATTTCGACAAGCTCTACCTGTCTTATCAGATTGGCGTGACCAAACCCGACCGGCGGATTTTCGACTTCCTGATAGCCGATGCCGGCATCGACCCGGCAGAGTCGCTCTTCGTGGATGACGGACCGGGCAACGTACAGGCGGCACGCGCGCTGGGCTTCCAGACTTACTGCCCGCGCAATGGAGAAGACTGGCGCGATGCACTGGCAGCGTTGCTTCAAAAATCCATAAACATCCGCTAA
- a CDS encoding RluA family pseudouridine synthase produces the protein MNGNGRRPFPRAAAKYTVYPVTEPAELMEFLMKKMAGISRTRVKALLSNRVVMVDNNIQTQYNYPLKPGMKVQVSREKHNHEFRHPMLKILYEDAYLIVVEKKEGLLSVATDHQKERTAQHILNEYVKREHRNNRIFVVHRLDRETSGIMMYAKDEKTQHTLRDNWHDIVYDRRYVAIVMGDMEKDQGMVRSWLTDRKLYVSSSPVDDGGKLSITHYRTIKRANGYSLVELQLETGRKNQIRVHMQTLGHPIVGDARYGCESDPLGRLALHAFKLCFYHPLTGERMEFETPYPGPFKNLMLRK, from the coding sequence ATGAACGGTAACGGACGGCGCCCCTTCCCGCGGGCTGCCGCCAAATATACGGTCTATCCGGTCACCGAGCCGGCGGAACTGATGGAGTTCCTCATGAAGAAGATGGCGGGCATCAGCCGCACGCGCGTGAAGGCTCTCCTGTCCAACCGCGTAGTAATGGTGGACAACAACATCCAGACACAGTACAACTATCCCCTCAAACCGGGCATGAAGGTGCAGGTGAGCCGGGAAAAGCATAACCACGAGTTCCGCCATCCGATGCTGAAGATTCTCTACGAAGATGCGTACCTCATCGTGGTGGAGAAGAAAGAGGGACTGCTCTCCGTGGCTACCGACCACCAGAAGGAACGTACCGCACAGCATATCCTCAACGAATATGTGAAACGGGAACACCGCAACAACCGCATCTTCGTGGTGCATCGCCTCGACCGTGAAACGTCGGGCATCATGATGTATGCCAAGGACGAAAAGACGCAGCACACGCTCCGCGACAACTGGCACGACATTGTGTACGACCGCCGCTACGTGGCCATCGTCATGGGCGACATGGAGAAAGACCAGGGTATGGTGCGCTCCTGGCTCACCGACCGCAAGCTGTATGTCAGCTCCTCGCCGGTAGACGACGGAGGAAAGCTTTCCATCACGCACTACCGCACCATCAAGCGGGCCAATGGCTACTCGCTCGTGGAACTGCAGCTGGAAACGGGCCGCAAGAACCAGATCCGCGTTCACATGCAGACGCTCGGACATCCGATTGTGGGCGACGCACGCTACGGCTGTGAATCCGACCCGCTCGGACGCCTGGCGCTTCATGCCTTCAAGCTCTGCTTCTACCATCCGCTCACGGGCGAACGCATGGAATTTGAAACGCCTTACCCCGGCCCGTTCAAGAACCTGATGCTGAGAAAATAA